A portion of the Bombus pascuorum chromosome 8, iyBomPasc1.1, whole genome shotgun sequence genome contains these proteins:
- the LOC132909835 gene encoding uncharacterized protein LOC132909835, which yields MSDGPSSENVAENNASMANNGGELCSQSSIDKRIKDMSLSIVSNITKKIRLKLPNAASYLKRLIRLKNGGKLESEREMIDGASEVSEITEMSINEQDIPADRDSVDWPESHVVETRWYETPSDPSNPEGPSTSTVHTDDNTSEYPAVATVAQTQPVQTISNSVTTTEAMTTNGVFVSVLNRDAAAARNILQFREALSSQIGSQAERLRDQETRSVPLVYIQSEDRHELYLQSTVNGESGFSGSSTIGSEISSMSGNDHLEVRNQRIGQDVTPQFFSGMLSVDRVIRKPICRNDDEPTIY from the exons ATGAGTGATGGGCCATCATCGGAAAACGTGGCGGAAAATAACGCCTCCATGGCGAACAACGGGGGGGAATTATGCTCGCAGAGTTCCATTGACAAACGTATTAAAGATATGAGTCTGTCTATCGTGAGTAACATAACCAAGAAG ATCAGATTGAAGCTACCGAATGCCGCTTCCTACCTGAAACGTTTGATAAGATTGAAAAATGGAGGAAAACTCGAATCTGAGAGGGAAATGATCGATGGCGCTTCTGAAGTATCCGAAATCACGGAAA TGTCGATCAATGAACAGGATATACCGGCAGACAGGGATTCGGTCGACTGGCCGGAAAGTCATGTGGTCGAAACAAGGTGGTACGAAACTCCCAGTGACCCTTCGAATCCTGAAGGACCTTCCACCTCCACCGTGCACACGGACGACAATACAA GCGAATACCCGGCGGTCGCTACAGTAGCACAAACTCAACCTGTTCAAACGATTTCAAATTCTGTGACCACCACCGAAGCGATGACTACAAATGGAGTTTTTGTGAGTGTACTGAACCGCGACGCTGCCGCGGCGAGGAACATTTTGCAGTTTAGGGAAGCCTTGTCTTCGCAGATCGG ATCGCAAGCGGAAAGGCTTAGAGATCAAGAGACTCGAAGCGTTCCGTTGGTCTATATTCAGAGTGAAGATCGTCACGAGCTTTATCTGCAGAGCACCGTAAACGGTGAAAGTGGATTTAGTGGATCGAGTACGATCGG GAGTGAAATTAGTAGCATGTCGGGAAACGATCATCTGGAAGTACGTAATCAGAGAATAGGACAGGACGTAACGCCGCAGTTTTTCAGCGGCATGTTAAGTGTAGACAGGGTAATACGCAAGCCAATTTGCCGCAACGATGATGAACCAACTATATACTAA
- the LOC132909834 gene encoding progestin and adipoQ receptor family member 3 isoform X2, which yields MMKLLAGVEEVSDQSEKQSNNEELHNNNHEKQQKTDVTQETMKLINGEVYRRLSRKLDESPIKDKKITLDDEEKMRRLLNYEEAPEYLQHNPYILHGYRGYLTTKLCIESIFWWTNETVNIWSHIFGWMLFFGLTLYDLCLLNIHAPFGDKLIVALLLICFQACMILSSVYHTFSCRSEKDYWCFLSFDLFGIALSLLSIYMSGVYYAFWCHKELQRFYLITVLAIFIFAMILQIPKLNVNGNVKLVVFVAWAAYGVLPTLHWSIAMGGMDNPIVRMLLPRVLGMYVISGVAFVIYLSKIPERFCPGWVDYIGSSHQWWHALVVLALYYWHNTGMLYVEYRMNHGCPSNIRLL from the exons ATGATGAAATTATTAGCAGGCGTGGAAGAGGTGAGCGACCAAAGCGAGAAGCAGTCGAACAATGAGGAACTGCACAATAACAACCATGAAAAGCAACAAAAAACAGATGTTACGCAAGAAACGATGAAGCTGATTAACGGCGAG GTATACCGTAGGCTTTCCAGAAAGCTGGACGAGTCAcctataaaagataaaaagattaCGCTTGACGATGAAGAGAAAATGAGACGTCTTCTTAATTATGAAGAAGCTCCTGAATATCTTCAACATAATCCTTATATTCTTCACGGATATCGAGGATATCTTACAACAAAATTATGTATCGAGAG tatATTCTGGTGGACAAATGAAACAGTAAACATATGGAGTCACATATTCGGATGGATGTTATTTTTCGGTCTGACTCTATACGATCTTTGTCTACTAAATATTCACGCACCCTTTGGTGACAAACTGATAGTAGCACTTCTACTGATCTGTTTCCAG GCGTGTATGATATTATCTTCGGTGTATCACACGTTTTCCTGCCGAAGTGAAAAAGATTATTGGTGTTTTCTATCATTTGATCTATTTGGCATTGCTTTGAGCCTTTTATCCATATACATGTCTGGAGTTTACTACGCTTTTTGGTGTCACAAG GAGTTGCAgagattttatttgataacGGTGTtggcaatttttatatttgcaatGATTCTGCAAATACCAAAATTGAATGTCAATGGAAATGTCAAGCTAGTCGTTTTTGTCGCTTGGGCAGCTTATGGAGTGCTGCCAACGCTGCATTGGAGTATTGCTATGGGTGGCATGGACAACCCGATCGTTAGAATGTTGCTTCCAAGGGTGCTAGGAATGTATGTTATTAGCGGTGTAGcgttcgttatttatttaagcaAAATCCCGGAACGATTTTGTCCAG gGTGGGTAGATTATATTGGTTCATCTCATCAGTGGTGGCATGCATTAGTAGTATTGGCTCTTTATTATTGGCACAATACTGGAATGCTATACGTGGAATACAGAATGAACCACGGCTGTCCAAGTAATATAAGATTATTATGA
- the LOC132910027 gene encoding eukaryotic translation initiation factor 1A, X-chromosomal, which translates to MPKNKGKGGKNRRRGKNENETEKRELVFKEDGQEYAQVTKMLGNGRLEAMCFDGVKRLCHIRGKLRKKVWINQGDIILIGLRDYQDAKADVILKYTSDEARNLKTYGEFPETVRINDTVTFVEDGFDEDIEFGDEISDDDEDDVDNI; encoded by the exons ATGCCTAAAAATAAGG GAAAGGGAGGTAAAAATAGGAGAAGaggtaaaaatgaaaatgaaacagaaaaaagagaattgGTTTTTAAAGAAGATGGTCAAG AATATGCACAAGTCACAAAAATGCTTGGCAATGGGAGGTTAGAAGCAATGTGCTTTGATGGAGTAAAACGATTGTGTCACATTCGTGGAAAATTGCGAAAAAAGGTATGGATAAATCAAGGCGACATTATATTAATTGGCCTGCGAGATTATCAGGATGCAAAGGCAGAtgtcatattaaaatacacaTCAGATGAAGCAAGGAATTTGAAAACTTATGGTGAATTCCCTGAAACTG TGCGTATCAACGATACTGTTACCTTTGTGGAAGATGGTTTTGATGAAGATATTGAATTTGGTGATGAAATTAGCGATGATGATGAAGATGATGTTGACAAC ATCTGA
- the LOC132909834 gene encoding progestin and adipoQ receptor family member 3 isoform X1, with protein MTGRNVTTLEDSRICSMMKLLAGVEEVSDQSEKQSNNEELHNNNHEKQQKTDVTQETMKLINGEVYRRLSRKLDESPIKDKKITLDDEEKMRRLLNYEEAPEYLQHNPYILHGYRGYLTTKLCIESIFWWTNETVNIWSHIFGWMLFFGLTLYDLCLLNIHAPFGDKLIVALLLICFQACMILSSVYHTFSCRSEKDYWCFLSFDLFGIALSLLSIYMSGVYYAFWCHKELQRFYLITVLAIFIFAMILQIPKLNVNGNVKLVVFVAWAAYGVLPTLHWSIAMGGMDNPIVRMLLPRVLGMYVISGVAFVIYLSKIPERFCPGWVDYIGSSHQWWHALVVLALYYWHNTGMLYVEYRMNHGCPSNIRLL; from the exons ATGACCGGGCGTAATGTGACAAC ACTAGAAGATAGCCGAATTTGTTCAATGATGAAATTATTAGCAGGCGTGGAAGAGGTGAGCGACCAAAGCGAGAAGCAGTCGAACAATGAGGAACTGCACAATAACAACCATGAAAAGCAACAAAAAACAGATGTTACGCAAGAAACGATGAAGCTGATTAACGGCGAG GTATACCGTAGGCTTTCCAGAAAGCTGGACGAGTCAcctataaaagataaaaagattaCGCTTGACGATGAAGAGAAAATGAGACGTCTTCTTAATTATGAAGAAGCTCCTGAATATCTTCAACATAATCCTTATATTCTTCACGGATATCGAGGATATCTTACAACAAAATTATGTATCGAGAG tatATTCTGGTGGACAAATGAAACAGTAAACATATGGAGTCACATATTCGGATGGATGTTATTTTTCGGTCTGACTCTATACGATCTTTGTCTACTAAATATTCACGCACCCTTTGGTGACAAACTGATAGTAGCACTTCTACTGATCTGTTTCCAG GCGTGTATGATATTATCTTCGGTGTATCACACGTTTTCCTGCCGAAGTGAAAAAGATTATTGGTGTTTTCTATCATTTGATCTATTTGGCATTGCTTTGAGCCTTTTATCCATATACATGTCTGGAGTTTACTACGCTTTTTGGTGTCACAAG GAGTTGCAgagattttatttgataacGGTGTtggcaatttttatatttgcaatGATTCTGCAAATACCAAAATTGAATGTCAATGGAAATGTCAAGCTAGTCGTTTTTGTCGCTTGGGCAGCTTATGGAGTGCTGCCAACGCTGCATTGGAGTATTGCTATGGGTGGCATGGACAACCCGATCGTTAGAATGTTGCTTCCAAGGGTGCTAGGAATGTATGTTATTAGCGGTGTAGcgttcgttatttatttaagcaAAATCCCGGAACGATTTTGTCCAG gGTGGGTAGATTATATTGGTTCATCTCATCAGTGGTGGCATGCATTAGTAGTATTGGCTCTTTATTATTGGCACAATACTGGAATGCTATACGTGGAATACAGAATGAACCACGGCTGTCCAAGTAATATAAGATTATTATGA
- the LOC132909838 gene encoding ubiquitin-conjugating enzyme E2-17 kDa: MALKRINKELQDLGRDPPAQCSAGPVGDDLFHWQATIMGPPDSPYQGGVFFLTIHFPTDYPFKPPKVAFTTRIYHPNINSNGSICLDILRSQWSPALTISKVLLSICSLLCDPNPDDPLVPEIARLYKTDREKYNELAREWTRKYAM, encoded by the exons ATGGCTTTAAAACGAATTAATAAG GAACTTCAGGACCTTGGTAGAGATCCACCTGCGCAATGCTCCGCTGGTCCTGTGGGAGACGATT TATTCCATTGGCAAGCAACTATTATGGGACCA CCTGACAGTCCATACCAAGGAGGAGTGTTTTTCCTTACAATTCATTTCCCCACAGATTATCCATTCAAACCACCCAAG GTTGCTTTTACAACCAGAATTTATCATCCAAATATCAACAGTAATGGAAGTATTTGTTTGGACATTTTAAGATCGCAATGGTCCCCAGCACTTACCATATCAAAGG TCTTACTATCAATATGCTCCTTGCTCTGCGATCCAAATCCAGATGACCCGCTGGTACCAGAGATAGCAAGGTTATATAAAACTGACAGGGAGAAGTATAATGAATTGGCACGTGAATGGACGCGCAAGTATGCCATGTGA
- the LOC132909837 gene encoding uncharacterized protein LOC132909837: protein MTDNKRKIAGCTCIQQKLHRQQRRDQCKRKRQTFVYNPEEEMWHEPYLRDLRKEFSDVSILCDSKIELPWKDIALPAAGMKIRQEVSLTPLNDRNGQTDDTDVDKEPVEKESLGTMLLPWKDLIITETLPSKQDSPDSCDSTLEIPWSDLVLEKPMDIQPVQEEACVTDDVEIPWNDILIPRNIVIESQKKKHPSSKYPPRSLVGTKGIKCCCVSVGCKL, encoded by the coding sequence ATGACTgacaataaaagaaaaatagcagGTTGTACATGCATTCAACAAAAGTTGCACAGGCAACAACGGAGAGATCAATGCAAAAGGAAGAGACAAACATTCGTATATAATCCAGAGGAGGAAATGTGGCATGAACCGTATTTAAGGGACTTACGCAAAGAATTTTCAGATGTGTCTATATTGTGCGATTCGAAGATTGAATTGCCATGGAAGGATATCGCGTTACCAGCAGCCGGCATGAAAATTCGTCAAGAAGTTTCGTTAACTCCTTTGAACGATCGTAATGGACAAACAGATGACACAGATGTTGACAAAGAACCAGTGGAAAAAGAATCTCTGGGAACTATGCTTTTACCATGGAAAGATTTGATTATTACGGAAACCTTACCATCAAAACAAGACAGCCCCGATAGTTGTGATTCTACATTAGAAATACCATGGAGTGATCTTGTACTCGAGAAGCCAATGGATATACAGCCAGTGCAGGAAGAAGCTTGCGTTACTGACGATGTCGAAATTCCATGGAATGACATTTTAATACCGCGAAATATAGTGATCGAATcacaaaagaagaaacatcCATCTTCAAAGTATCCACCTCGCTCATTAGTAGGCACGAAGGGTATTAAATGCTGTTGTGTCAGTGTTGGATGCAAATTGTAG